One genomic region from Nymphaea colorata isolate Beijing-Zhang1983 chromosome 12, ASM883128v2, whole genome shotgun sequence encodes:
- the LOC116265524 gene encoding phosphatidylinositol 4-phosphate 5-kinase 9, with translation MSGPVAHVEDIDGVHSQPEKGQPLQEPSSFSEREHSPRQSNGQTSQPVGSNIREVGELVLPNRDVYSGSLLDCMPEGLGKYIWSHGCIYEGELKRGAIDGHGKIVWPSGAIYEGEFAGGYMHGRGTYSRLDKVTYSGGWQFSVKHGSGKKTFSNGDVFEGIWVEGMIEGPGKYVWSNGNTYTGNMKGGKMSGKGVMVWTNGDSFEGHWMGGMMHGFGVYTWADGGCYVGTWSRGLKDGKGAFYPKGGKLPAVQELYLSSLRKGGLSPNSIMQQSHTHIRHASSVDIGNLKFRKPPRPGRGSSTVLPQNIPRNSDHPKNRNVSLERRWSLEAALEKFIGHDASNTTETIPEESEEELSTNVPILEREYMQGVLISEVVINRSLTSLSRSAKRKQKKLAKDIKRPGETIIKGHRSYDLMLNLQLGIRYTVGKITPIQRREVRGSDFGPRACFWMNFPREGSQLTPPHQSVDFKWKDYCPMVFRNLREMFKIDAADYMISICGSAALRELSSPGKSGSVFFLSQDDRFMIKTLRKPEVQVLLQMLPNYHHHVRTHENTLVTKFFGLHRIKTGGQKFRFVVMGNMFCTELRIHRRFDLKGSSQGRSTDKIEIDENTTLKDLDLNYQFFLEPSWRQALLKQIEVDCRFLETQRIMDYSLLLGVHFRAPQHLQSFIMEQQAAAPGGFSTRCEAAEYEDEISSYPQGLVLVARGPHQNGVVVGPHIRGSRLRASAAGDEEVDLLLPGTARLQIQLGVNMPARAEHISMHEKGDLFHETYDVVLYLGIIDILQEYNMKKKIEHACKSLQFDSFSISAVDPALYADRFLKFIKYVFPTNPEPL, from the exons ATGTCTGGCCCTGTGGCCCatgttgaagatattgatggaGTACATTCTCAACCTGAGAAAGGACAACCCCTTCAGGAACCAAGCTCCTTCAGTGAAAGGGAACATTCTCCTAGACAGTCCAATGGCCAGACCTCTCAGCCTGTTGGATCCAACATCCGTGAAGTGGGGGAGTTGGTGCTTCCTAACAGGGATGTATATTCAGGATCACTATTGGATTGCATGCCAGAGGGCTTGGGGAAGTATATTTGGTCTCATGGGTGCATTTATGAGGGTGAATTGAAAAGAGGTGCAATAGATGGACATGGCAAGATTGTATGGCCCTCTGGAGCAATTTATGAAGGTGAATTTGCTGGTGGTTATATGCATGGCAGAGGAACATATTCCAGGCTTGATAAAGTCACATACAGTGGGGGTTGGCAATTTAGTGTCAAACATGGATCTGGAAAGAAAACTTTTTCTAACGGGGATGTCTTTGAAGGTATTTGGGTTGAGGGCATGATAGAAGGCCCTGGAAAGTATGTTTGGTCTAATGGGAATACCTATACTGGTAATATGAAAGGTGGAAAAATGTCTGGGAAAGGTGTCATGGTTTGGACAAATGGTGATTCTTTTGAAGGACACTGGATGGGTGGCATGATGCATGGATTTGGAGTTTATACATGGGCTGATGGTGGGTGCTATGTTGGAACATGGAGCAGGGGTCTGAAAGATGGAAAAGGAGCATTTTATCCTAAAGGTGGAAAGCTTCCTGCAGTTCAAGAGCTTTACCTTAGTTCTTTAAGAAAAGGTGGTCTCTCACCAAACTCGATAATGCAACAAAGTCATACACATATTCGTCATGCTTCTTCTGTCGACATAGGAAACCTCAAGTTTCGCAAGCCCCCTAGACCTGGTCGTGGTTCATCCACAGTTCTCCCCCAAAATATTCCACGGAACTCAGACCACCCCAAAAATAGAAACGTGTCTTTGGAAAGGCGCTGGAGTCTAGAAGCTGCACTCGAAAAGTTTATTGGTCATGATGCATCAAATACCACAGAAACCATTCCAGAAGAGAGTGAGGAGGAGTTGAGCACGAATGTACCTATTTTGGAAAGAGAATATATGCAAGGTGTTCTTATCAGTGAGGTGGTGATCAACCGTAGCCTCACATCACTATCAAGAAGTGccaaaaggaagcaaaaaaaaCTTGCAAAGGATATAAAAAGGCCAGGCGAAACCATCATTAAGGGCCACAGAAGTTATGATCTTATGCTTAACCTGCAACTTGGAATCAG ATACACGGTGGGAAAAATCACACCAATACAGAGACGTGAAGTCAGAGGGTCTGATTTTGGTCCCCGAGCTTGTTTCTGGATGAATTTTCCTAGAGAAGGTTCCCAATTGACACCTCCCCATCAATCAGTTGATTTTAAGTGGAAAGACTATTGTCCAATGGTTTTCAG GAATCTCCGTGAAATGTTCAAGATAGATGCTGCAGATTACATGATATCTATTTGTGGAAGTGCTGCACTTAGAGAGCTTTCTTCTCCTGGCAAGAGTGGAAgtgtttttttcctctctcaagATGATAGGTTTATGATTAAGACCCTTCGAAAACCTGAAGTTCAG GTCCTTTTACAGATGCTTCCTAACTATCACCATCATGTCCGTACCCATGAAAATACGCTTGTAACAAAGTTTTTTGGGCTTCACCGGATCAAAACAGGTGGTCAAAAG TTTCGGTTTGTGGTGATGGGAAATATGTTCTGCACAGAACTGAGAATTCATCGAAGATTTGATCTGAAAGGATCATCCCAAGGACGTTCCACTGACAAGATTGAAATCGATGAGAACACCACACTcaaagatttggatttgaactatCAATTTTTCCTGGAACCTTCTTGGCGCCAGGCTTTACTGAA GCAAATAGAGGTTGATTGCAGATTTTTGGAGACACAAAGAATTATGGATTATAGCCTTCTACTAGGAGTGCACTTTAGAGCTCCCCAGCATCTGCAGTCGTTCATCATGGAGCAGCAAGCAGCAGCACCAGGAGGTTTTAGCACACGTTGTGAAGCAG CTGAATACGAAGATGAAATTTCCAGCTATCCTCAAGGCCTTGTTTTGGTTGCCAGAGGACCTCATCAGAATGGTGTTGTGGTTGGTCCTCATATTAGAGGCAGCAGGCTTCGCGCTTCTGCTGCCGGTGACGAGGAAGtcgatcttcttcttcctggcACTGCCAG GTTGCAGATCCAGCTTGGAGTCAACATGCCTGCCAGAGCAGAACACATTTCTATGCATGAGAAAGGTGACTTGTTTCACGAGACATATGATGTTGTGCTCTATCTTGGCATCATTGACATATTGCAAGAAtacaacatgaagaagaaaattgagcATGCGTGCAAGtctcttcagtttgattctttctcAATCTCAGCTGTTGACCCTGCACTTTACGCCGACCGTTTTTTAAAGTTCATCAAGTATGTATTTCCCACAAACCCTGAACCTCTGTAA